Within the Nitrososphaerota archaeon genome, the region AGCTCCTGGTGCACATCCTATAAGATTAATAATATGGTCAGAATCTGCAATAAGTAATATAGATAAAATGTTGGAGAAATTAAAATGAGCAAAAAAATAGAAAATGATATTATAAAAAGAGTTGTTATAACTGAAAAAGCAGTTTCTCTTATAGAATCTGAAAATAAATTAGTTTTTATTGTTGATTTAAAAGCAAGTAAAGAAGATGTAAAAAAAGCTATAGAAAAATTATTTGAAGTAAAAGTTGATAAAGTAAATTTATTAATTACTCCTTTAGGAGAGAAAAAAGCTTATGTTAAACTAAAACCAGAATATAAAGCTTCAGATATAGCTATTAAATTAGGAGTATTTTAGGTGAATAAAAAATGGGTAAAAGAATAAGAGCTCAAAGGCTTGGAAGAGGCTCTCCAACATTTAAAGCTGCTAAAAGAAAATTTAAATTATATTATCCATCTAATTTAATAAATTCTAAAAAGTTAGTTACTGGAATTGTTAGAGATTTATGTCATGATAGAGGTAGAGGAGCACCTGTTGCAATAATAGAAACTGAATATGGTGAAACTTTTGCAATAGCTGCAGTTCAAGGAATGTATATTGGTCAAAAAATATTAATGGGAGAAAATGTTCCAATAGAAAATGCAAATATACTTCCTTTAGAAAAAATTCCTGAAGGTACGATTGTTTCTTCTATAGAATTAAATCCTGGAGATGGTGGAAAAATTGCAAGATCTTCAGGAGCTTATGCAATAGTAGTAGGTAAAAAAGAAGATAGAGTATTTTTAAGGCTTCCATCAAAAAAAGTTATAGATGTTCCATCAAAATCTTTAGCAATTATAGGTATTGTAGCTGGTGGAGGAAGAATAGAAAAACCATTCCTTAAAGCAGGTAAAAAATACCATTGGATGAAAGCAAAAGGAAGACCTTATCCAAGAGTAAGAGGAGTAGCAATGGCTGCTGCTCTTCATCCATTTGGAGGAGGAAGCCATAAAAGGCCTGGTGGTCCTACAAGTGTAAAAAGAACTGCTCCTCCTGGACAAAAAGTAGGATTAATAGCTCCTAAAAGGACTGGAAGGAAAAGAGGTTCTCAAAAAACTCAATAATTAAGTTTTTTCTTTTTTTAAAAGTTTTACCTTTTTTATTTAAAATATTCATTTTAAACTTTATAACTTAATTAATTTCTATCGTTTTTCACTAATAGTGATGGAAATTGCCTCATTGGGGCTATTCATTAAAAGAAATAGATAATGAAAGAATGGTTAAAGCAAGTTTAAGAGAAGTAGACGTATCTCCAAAATTTGCTAGAGAATTATGTAAATCTTTAGTTGGATTAATGCTTGATGATGCTAAATCTCTTTTAGAAGATGTTATTAATAAAAAAAGAGCAATTCCTTATAGAAGATATAAAAAAGATAGAGCTCATAATAAAATGGTTAAAGGTCCAGGAGGGTATCCAATTAAAGCAGCAAAATTAATGCTTAAGCTTTTAGAAAGTCTTGAAGCAAATGCAGAATTTAAAGGCCAATCTCCTGAAAATATAAAAATAATTCATGCTTCAGTTCATAAAGCTAGAAAAATACGTAAAGTTATTGAAAGAGCATTTGGGAGAGCAACTCCTTATGATAAACAATTAGTTCATATTGAAGTTGTAGGGGAGGAAATTAAATAATGGGTGTAATTAAAGAAATTCTTAAGAAAAATATTAGAAAAGCAGAAATTGAAGAATATTTAAGAGAAACTCTTAAAGATGCATTTTTTGGAGGAGTAGACATAGGTTTTTCTCCTTTAGGAACTAGAGTAACAATTTATGCAATGCGTCCTGGAAGAGTTATAGGATTAAGAGGAAAAACTATAAAAGAAATTTCTCGTGTTTTAGAAGAAAAATTTGGATTAGAAAATCCTCAAATAGCTGTTGCTGAAATCGAAGTTCCTGAATTAAATCCATATGTTATGGCTTCAAGAATAGCTTCTGCTATAGCAAAAGGTATAAGATTTAGGAGAGTAGCTTTTTGGGCTCTTAAAAGAATAATGGATGCAGGTGCTAGAGGAGTAATAATAGAAATTAGTGGAAAAACTACTTCTGCAAGAGCTAGAACAGAAAAATTTGTTGAAGGATATATTCCAAAATGTGGTGATCATGCTGTTAAATATTTACGTAAAGCTTCTGTTTCAATTCAATTAAAAACAGGTGTTTTTGGAATTAAAGTAATTATTTATCCTCCTGATGCTCCTATTCCAGATTCTTATAAAGTAAAATCTCTAAATGAAAAACAAAAAATTGAGGAGATGAAAAATGACTAATAAAGAAATTAAAGAACTTAGAAATCTTTCAAATGAAGAACTTTTAGAACAACTTTCACAATTAAGAATAGAACTTAGAAATCTTAGAACAAAAATAGGATCAGGAGGAGTGATTGAAAAACCATCTAGAATTAAAGCTATTAGAAAAAGAATAGCTAGAATTCTTACAATTTTGAATGAAAGAAAGAGGGGTATAAATGTTTAAACAAATTCCTATAACTCCTAAAAATATTCTTAATCATGAACTTATTGGATTAGAAGTTAAAATAGTTTCAAGTAAAAATCCTTTACTTAATAATTTAGAAGGAATGGTTATTGGAGAAACTAGAAATACATTAAAAATTCTTTCTAATAATAAAAAGAAAATAATTCCAAAAAATGTATGTATTTTTCAATTTAAATTAAAAAATGGATTAATAGTTGAAGTAAATGGAGAAAAACTTATTGGTAGACCTGAAGAAAGATTGAAAAGGAGGTTTAGAGAATGGTAAAAATTAGGAATATTGGAATAAATGTTCCTATTCCAAAAGAATCATGTAATGATCCACTTTGTCCTTTTCATGGAAAATTATCTATTAGAGGAAAATTGCTTGAAGGTATTGTTTTAAAAAATAGAGCAGGAAGAACAATTGTTGTAAGAAGAGAATATCTTCATTATATTCCAAAATATAAAAGATATGAAAAACGTAGAAAGAATATTTCTGCACATTGCCCACCTTGTATATCTGTTAATGAAGGAGATAAAGTAACTATTGCTGAATGTAGACCTATTAGTAAAACTGTATCTTTCGTTGTTATAGAGAAAAAGGAGGGGAAGTAAATTGTCTAAAAAAAGTAGAGCAGTAGCAGCTGTAGGTATTCTTGAAAAAAGGCCAAATATTCCTAGATGTATACCTGTAGGTGCAGAGCTTGTTTGTGCAGATAATTCTGGAGCACAAACACTTAAATTAATTCAAGTTCATGGTATATCTCCTAGATTAAGACAATATCCTTCAGCAGCTGTTGGAGATTTAGTTTCTGTAAGTGTTAAGAAAGGGCCTCCTGAATTAAGGAAAAAACCCATGCATGCAGTAATAATTAGACAAAGGAAACCTTATAGAAGACCTGATGGAACATGGATAATGTTTGAAGATACTGCAGCTGTATTAATTACTCCTGAAGGAGATTTGAAAGGGACTCAAATTAAAGGGCCTGTAGCTAAAGAAGCTGCAGAAAGATGGTCTAGAATAGCAAATGCAGCAAGTATAATAATATGAAGGTGTTTAATATGAGTATTTCAAAAAAACCTAGAAAACAAAGGAAGAAAATTTTCACAGCTCCAATACATAAACTTTTTAAATTAACTTCTGCTCATTTATCTCCTGAATTAAGAGAAAAATATGGTCGTAGATCTTTGCCTGTAAGAACTGGAGATCGTGTAAGAATAATGAGAGGAGAATTTAAAGGATTGGAAGGTAAAGTAATTAAAGTTGATCATGAAAGGCAATTTGTATATATAGAAAATATAACTATGAAAAAAGCTGATGGATCAACAGTATTAAAACCAATTCATGCTTCTAAAGTAATGATAACAAATTTATACTTAGATGATAAATATAGAGCTAAAAAATTAGAAGAAAGTATGAAATTAAAAGAGGTAAGTTAAAATGCATTTAAAAAGATATGCTGCTCCAAGAGAATTACCTATACATGTTAAAGAAAAGAAATTTGTTACTCGCTCAATTCCAGGGCCACATCCATTAAGAAAATCAATTCCATTATTAATAGTTATTAGAGATATATTGAAACATGCAGAAACAGCTTCTGAAGCAAAAAAGATAATTTCTAGTGGAAAAATATTAATAGATGGAAGGGTTATTAAAGAACATAGATTTCCAATTGGTTTAATGGATGTTCTTGAAATTCCTGAAACAAAAGAAATTTATAGATTTTTACCAATCCCTGGTAAAGGTTTAAGACCTATAGAAATTCCATATGAAGAAAAAAATTTTAAATTATGTAAAATTATTAGAAAATTTCATGTAAAGAAAGGGTATTTAC harbors:
- a CDS encoding 30S ribosomal protein S17; translation: MVKIRNIGINVPIPKESCNDPLCPFHGKLSIRGKLLEGIVLKNRAGRTIVVRREYLHYIPKYKRYEKRRKNISAHCPPCISVNEGDKVTIAECRPISKTVSFVVIEKKEGK
- a CDS encoding 30S ribosomal protein S3; the protein is MGVIKEILKKNIRKAEIEEYLRETLKDAFFGGVDIGFSPLGTRVTIYAMRPGRVIGLRGKTIKEISRVLEEKFGLENPQIAVAEIEVPELNPYVMASRIASAIAKGIRFRRVAFWALKRIMDAGARGVIIEISGKTTSARARTEKFVEGYIPKCGDHAVKYLRKASVSIQLKTGVFGIKVIIYPPDAPIPDSYKVKSLNEKQKIEEMKND
- the rplX gene encoding 50S ribosomal protein L24, encoding MSKKPRKQRKKIFTAPIHKLFKLTSAHLSPELREKYGRRSLPVRTGDRVRIMRGEFKGLEGKVIKVDHERQFVYIENITMKKADGSTVLKPIHASKVMITNLYLDDKYRAKKLEESMKLKEVS
- a CDS encoding 50S ribosomal protein L2, giving the protein MGKRIRAQRLGRGSPTFKAAKRKFKLYYPSNLINSKKLVTGIVRDLCHDRGRGAPVAIIETEYGETFAIAAVQGMYIGQKILMGENVPIENANILPLEKIPEGTIVSSIELNPGDGGKIARSSGAYAIVVGKKEDRVFLRLPSKKVIDVPSKSLAIIGIVAGGGRIEKPFLKAGKKYHWMKAKGRPYPRVRGVAMAAALHPFGGGSHKRPGGPTSVKRTAPPGQKVGLIAPKRTGRKRGSQKTQ
- a CDS encoding 30S ribosomal protein S4e — encoded protein: MHLKRYAAPRELPIHVKEKKFVTRSIPGPHPLRKSIPLLIVIRDILKHAETASEAKKIISSGKILIDGRVIKEHRFPIGLMDVLEIPETKEIYRFLPIPGKGLRPIEIPYEEKNFKLCKIIRKFHVKKGYLQFTLHDGRNIRFNPESEINPRKFMVGDTFKISLPNQNFMEHLAFNKDFYALIIDGPKEGFHGRILEFTEGSYYRKPIAIIALQNEEKVTTLKDYVFVIGSDKPWIKLP
- a CDS encoding ribonuclease P protein component 1, which encodes MFKQIPITPKNILNHELIGLEVKIVSSKNPLLNNLEGMVIGETRNTLKILSNNKKKIIPKNVCIFQFKLKNGLIVEVNGEKLIGRPEERLKRRFREW
- the rplV gene encoding 50S ribosomal protein L22, with amino-acid sequence MPHWGYSLKEIDNERMVKASLREVDVSPKFARELCKSLVGLMLDDAKSLLEDVINKKRAIPYRRYKKDRAHNKMVKGPGGYPIKAAKLMLKLLESLEANAEFKGQSPENIKIIHASVHKARKIRKVIERAFGRATPYDKQLVHIEVVGEEIK
- the rpmC gene encoding 50S ribosomal protein L29; translation: MTNKEIKELRNLSNEELLEQLSQLRIELRNLRTKIGSGGVIEKPSRIKAIRKRIARILTILNERKRGINV
- a CDS encoding 50S ribosomal protein L23, with translation MSKKIENDIIKRVVITEKAVSLIESENKLVFIVDLKASKEDVKKAIEKLFEVKVDKVNLLITPLGEKKAYVKLKPEYKASDIAIKLGVF
- a CDS encoding 50S ribosomal protein L14, whose product is MLEKRPNIPRCIPVGAELVCADNSGAQTLKLIQVHGISPRLRQYPSAAVGDLVSVSVKKGPPELRKKPMHAVIIRQRKPYRRPDGTWIMFEDTAAVLITPEGDLKGTQIKGPVAKEAAERWSRIANAASIII